The following are encoded in a window of Panicum virgatum strain AP13 chromosome 5N, P.virgatum_v5, whole genome shotgun sequence genomic DNA:
- the LOC120673820 gene encoding TLC domain-containing protein 4-B-like, translated as MDGSFGPQERILWPASVLAGVVMCGVAYEMTRKVSSRCFKGYSRLSHMQKVEWNNRAFSTFHALVAAAISFYLVVISDLFNEDVNNGVIIDRKSWLSDAMFGVSIGYFLIDLAMILWYFPSLGGKEYLLHHGLSMYAIGLALLSGKAHMYILMVLFTEVTTPFVNLRWYLDVSGQKNCNLYLYNGVALFVGWLVARIILFVYLFAHLYFRYDQARSIFTLGFYSLVAVPSAVSVMNVFWFWKILKGMVKTLSTRRKHSENGKTN; from the exons gcatatgaGATGACTCGTAAGGTTAGCTCTCGATGCTTCAAAGGCTACAGTAGGTTAAGTCACATGCAAAAGGTTGAGTGGAACAACAG GGCTTTCTCTACGTTCCATGCATTGGTTGCTGCAGCCATTTCTTTTTACTTGGTCGTGATCTCAGACCTCTTTAATGAAGATGTCAATAATGGCGTAATAATTGATAGGAAGTCATGGTTATCTGATGCCATGTTCGGG GTTTCGATTGGTTATTTTTTGATAGACTTGGCGATGATCCTCTGGTATTTTCCTTCTTTGGGTGGAAAGGAGTAT CTTTTGCATCATGGACTTTCCATGTATGCAATTGGTCTTGCTTTGTTGAGTGGCAAAGCTCACATGTACATACTCATGGTCCTCTTCACCGAAGTCACCACTCCCTTTGTGAACCTCAGATG GTATCTAGATGTTTCTGGCCAGAAGAATTGTAACCTTTACTTATACAATGGTGTGGCTTTATTTGTTGGATGGCTG GTTGCTCGGATTATCTTATTTGTGTACTTATTTGCCCATTTGTATTTTCGTTATGACCAG GCGAGGTCCATCTTCACCTTAGGATTCTACAGCTTGGTGGCAGTGCCATCGGCGGTGTCGGTAATGAACGTGTTTTGGTTCTGGAAGATACTCAAGGGGATGGTGAAAACCCTGTCCACGAGGAGGAAGCACAGTGAAAACGGGAAAACAAATTAG
- the LOC120675033 gene encoding uncharacterized protein LOC120675033, with product MSQAEASDAAPTSGGGEGTGVGSSASTAQTTSVVVVDLADPGWKHCTMPNPKKKNSLKCNYCGGIYTGGITRIKLHLGKVPRSNVAKCPKVPKDIEQEMLARLIGKSESKQRKVKNKETDRDEVDLSHSEGEEASDDSGNAVVVLKTARNTSHSSGPMDRYYKLKPEDVVRARKGKGLAEKVQSKLSTEKREEKRDRAYAWTDKRGRGVMNLVVHSAYGVCFLGSVDCSSERKDGKYIFELVDKCIDEVGERNVVQVVTDNAKVNEKASTLLKAKRPSIFWNGCAAHCIDLMLEDIGKLPLVDQTITKAKSLTVFLYAHTRLLDLMRKFIGKDLVRSGITRFATAYLNLKSLQENKKQLMRLFRSDELNEMGYLNKVKGKKASKVALSDSFWKGVDNAVNFFEPLAIVLRRMDSDVPAMGFLYGCLLEAKNEISARFDHESSKFQQVFEIIDKRWDNKLKTPLHRASYYLNPYYYYPNKLDIELDGTFRDGLITCITKMVDNVDLQDKIIQELEQYQDEDGTFAKEIAKRQWKNKNFDPAKWWLNHGSSAPNLRKLAARILGLTCSSSACERNWSAFDQVHTKTRNRLQHNRMKDLVFVKFNSRLKQKKDNKSRDPIEKTVADVLDDEDNEWVTDIVPNESAKKQQQPSGAQGHGASSSQGAAATSQQKRKRGVQQHGNRKRKRLITIMDEKELTSTSSSESENDMELDLHMPSPSCSDADDDDKSVSSD from the exons ATGTCTCAAGCAGAAGCTTCAGATGCGGCTCCAACTTCAGGAGGCGGTGAAGGCACAG GTGTGGGTAGTTCAGCATCAACAGCACAAACTACTtcagttgttgttgttgatttaGCTGACCCTGGGTGGAAGCACTGCACAATGCCAAATCCGAAGAAAAAGAATTCTTTGAAGTGCAACTATTGTGGTGGCATTTACACTGGTGGTATTACTCGAATCAAGCTCCACCTTGGGAAAGTTCCAAGGTCCAATGTGGCTAAATGCCCTAAAGTTCCTAAGGATATTGAACAGGAAATGCTTGCACGGCTAATAGGAAAGTCTGAATCCAAGCAAAGGAAGGTTAAGAATAAAGAGACAGATAGAGATGAAGTGGATTTAAGTCACTCAGAGGGAGAAGAAGCAAGTGATGATAGTGGCAATGCTGTAGTTGTGCTAAAAACTGCAAGAAATACCTCTCATTCAAGTGGCCCTATGGACAGGTATTACAAATTAAAACCAGAAGATGTTGTACGTGCTAGGAAGGGCAAAGGGCTTGCTGAGAAGGTGCAATCAAAGCTATCAACCgagaaaagagaggaaaaaaGGGATAGAGCTT ATGCTTGGACAGACAAGAGAGGCAGGGGTGTAATGAATTTGGTTGTTCACAGTGCATATGGTGTTTGCTTTCTTGGTTCTGTTGACTGCTCATCTGAGAGGAAAGACGGGAAGTACATCTTTGAATTGGTTGATAAGTGTATAGATGAGGTTGGAGAACGCAATGTTGTTCAAGTGGTGACTGACAATGCAAAGGTTAATGAAAAAGCTTCTACTTTATTGAAAGCAAAAAGGCCCTCAATATTTTGGAATGGTTGTGCAGCCCATTGCATTGATCTCATGCTGGAGGACATTGGAAAGCTCCCATTAGTTGATCAAACAATAACTAAAGCAAAATCTTTGACAGTGTTCCTTTATGCTCATACAAGGCTGCTGGACCTAATGAGGAAGTTCATTGGCAAAGACTTGGTTAGGAGTGGCATTACTAGGTTTGCTACTGCATATTTGAACTTGAAGAGCTTGCAGGAAAACAAGAAACAATTGATGAGGCTCTTCAGATCAGATGAGCTAAATGAAATGGGTTATCTAAACAAGGTCAAGGGGAAGAAAGCAAGCAAAGTTGCACTATCTGATTCTTTTTGGAAAGGAGTTGATAATGCTGTTAATTTCTTTGAGCCTTTGGCTATTGTGCTTAGGAGAATGGATAGTGATGTACCAGCTATGGGATTCTTATATGGTTGTTTGCTAGAAGCAAAGAATGAAATCTCAGCAAGGTTTGACCATGAAAGCAGCAAATTCCAGCAAGTGTTTGAGATCATTGACAAAAGGTGGGACAACAAGTTGAAGACACCATTACATAGGGCTAGTTACTACCTAAATCCATATTACTATTATCCAAACAAGTTGGATATTGAGCTAGATGGAACATTTAGAGATGGTCTAATAACTTGCATAACAAAGATGGTGGACAATGTAGATTTGCAAGACAAGATTATTCAAGAACTTGAGCAATATCAGGATGAGGATGGAACTTTTGCGAAGGAAATTGCCAAAAGGCAATGGAAAAATAAGAATTTTGATCCAG CTAAATGGTGGCTGAACCATGGATCAAGTGCACCAAATCTTAGGAAATTGGCTGCAAGGATTTTGGGCTTAACATGCAGCTCCTCAGCATGTGAGAGGAATTGGAGTGCATTTGATCAG gtccacacaaagacacgcAATAGGCTGCAACATAATAGGATGAAGGACCTTGTCTTTGTCAAATTCAACTCTAGACTCAAGCAAAAGAAAGACAATAAGAGCAGAGACCCCATTGAAAAAACAGTAGCTGATGTTCTAGATGATGAAGACAATGAATGGGTCACTGACATTGTGCCAAATGAATCTgcaaaaaaacaacaacaacctTCAGGTGCTCAAGGTCACGGTGCATCATCATCGCagggagcagcagcaacatcaCAACAGAAAAGGAAGAGAGGTGTCCAGCAGCACGGTAATAGGAAGAGAAAGAGGTTGATTACTATCATGGATGAAAAAGAGCTTACTTCTACTTCCTCTTCGGAGTCTGAAAATGATATGGAGCTTGACCTTCACATGCCATCACCTTCATgctcagatgcagatgatgatgataagtCGGTCTCCTCTGACTGA
- the LOC120676433 gene encoding calcium uniporter protein 5, mitochondrial-like: protein MSMWRVSRSLLRTASSSAAGRGASDARRLWSPLPCALQRCSPSRGYASLPSAEAARDGEEEVNSAEARRLMQLANVDALKRQLGDGEVIPYADLLRVCQEAGAARTRAEAAALAGALDEAGVVLLFRDKVYLQPDKIVDLVRKAMPLALTPENDPGKEELKKLQAQLEDINKLAHKQVRRILWSGLGFLITQVGLFFRLTFWEFSWDVMEPITFFTTTTGLVVGYAYFLITARDPTYRDFMERMFESRQRKLIQRQNFNLDKYLELQRRCKDPLEKVCGASNPDMAHLHELSIHK from the exons ATGTCAATGTGGCGCGTCTCCCGCTCCCTCCTCCGCACCGCCTCGTCCTCGGCGGCCGGGCGCGGGGCCtccgacgcgcgccgcctgtGGTCGCCACTGCCGTGCGCGCTCCAGCGCTGCAGCCCCAGCCGCGGCTACGCGTCGCTCCCGAGTGCGGAGGCGGCGAgggacggggaggaggaggtgaattcggcggaggcgcggcggctgATGCAGCTGGCCAACGTCGACGCGCTCAAGCGGCAACTCGGGGACGGGGAGGTGATCCCGTACGCGGACCTGCTGCGCGTGTGCCAGGAGGCGGGCGCGGCCAGGACGCGCGCtgaggccgccgcgctcgcgggTGCCCTCGACGAGGCCGGCGTCGTGCTGCTCTTCCGCGACAAGGTCTACCTCCAGCCCGATAAG ATTGTGGATCTTGTAAGGAAAGCTATGCCCCTTGCACTGACACCTGAAAACGATCCGGGGAAGGAAGAGCTCAAGAAGCTCCAAGCTCAGCTGGAAGATATCAACAAGCTGGCGCACAAGCAAGTCCGACGCATCCTCTGGTCTGGCCTGGGTTTCCTGATCACCCAGGTCGGcctcttcttcaggctcacgtTCTGGGAGTTCTCTTGGGACGTCATGGAGCCCATCACGTTCTTCACGACCACGACGGGCCTGGTTGTGGGGTACGCGTACTTCCTCATCACAGCAAGGGACCCAACCTACCGTGACTTCATGGAGAGGATGTTCGAGTCTCGGCAGAGGAAGCTGATCCAGAGGCAGAACTTCAACCTGGACAAGTACCTGGAGCTCCAGAGGCGCTGCAAGGATCCCCTGGAGAAGGTGTGCGGCGCGTCCAACCCTGACATGGCTCATCTCCATGAGCTATCCATCCACAAATGA